CGCCGGGATTAAACGTGTATGGCGCCGGAGGGCGATGCAAGCGTCGTATCCGACCTACGCCGCTCTCTGTATAAGCCCGGAAGGGTAGCGCCACCGGGCACAAGAGCGGTTACTGCCAGCTCACCTCATTATTTGGCGCATAAGTACTCGCCTCCAGCGGTGAATTTTTCTGGATGTACTCCTTCAGCACTTCCGCATCGATAAACCCGGTATTGACGTAGCCTGGCTTGTTATCAATACGCGGATAACCGTCGCCCCCGGTCGCGTTAAAACTGAGCGTCGCCATACGGTAGGTTTTCGCCGGGTCAACCGGCTCTCCGTTGATTTTCAGATCGTTGAGCTTGCCGTCTTTGGCGACAAAACTGACGTTAGCAAACTGCGGATAGGCACCGGAATCCGGCTTCATCTGCGCCACGGCCGTCAGGTAGTCCGTTACGTCCTTGCCGTTCATATCGGCATACACGACAACATTGCCAAACGGTTGCACCTTTAGCACGCTTTTATAGGTGATATCTCCACCTTCGATCGAATCACGAATTCCACCGCCACTCATGACGCCGAAATCCGCCCCGGTGCGCGCCATTTGCGCAGCCAGAATCAGATGCCCCATGTTGGTCTGTACAAAGCGGACCTTGCTGCGATCGCCTTCCAGACGGTCATTCACCGCACCGATTTTCACATCCAACTGGGCTTTCCCTTTATTCTGGAACGGTGACAACAGTGAGAGCATCTGCGCATTCTCAACAATTTCAGGGGTGTAAAGTACGTGCTCACTTTTCCCGTCTTCCCAGGTCACTTTCTTCTTCAGGTTCACCGGGATTAGCTGATAGTTGACCATTTTCATCTCGCCGTTACGGAACTCAAAGTCCGCGCGACCAACGTATTTTCCCCACTCGTGAGCCTGTACAATCCAGATCCCGTTCTGCTTGTCCGGCGCGCACGGCGTACCGGGGACATAATCCACCTGTTTTTTGTTTTCTGCCGCCATGCATACCGGGTCCTGTGAGTGACCACCCACAATCATCGCCAGCGCCCCCTCTGGCAGACTGCGCGCCATTTCGACGTCGCCCGGCGCGTTCGAACCGTGGTTTCCGTTGTCATAGTGCCCCATATGGGTGGTCGCAATAATGACGTCAGGCTTTTCATTCATCTGCAATTCCTGAATCACCACCTTTGCCTCTTCCGCTGGTTTGCGAAATTCGATGTCGGTGAAGAATTCAGGGTTGCCGATCTTCGCCGTGTCATCGGTAGTCAGACCGATAACCGCGATTTTCAGATCCTGACGCTTAAAGATGGCCCAGGGTTTAAACAGGCGCTCGCCGGTACTTTTCTGGTAGATATTGGCCGAGAGAAACGGGAACTTCGCCCACTTTTCCTGCTGACGCAGGACGGTGAGCGGATTATCAAATTCATGGTTGCCGACCGCCATCGCGTCATAACCAATCAGGTTCATCCCGCGAAAGTCTGGCTCAGCATCCTGTAGATCCGATTCAGGAACGCCGGTGTTGATGTCACCACCGGACAACAGCAGAACACTTCCCCCTTCGGCAGCAACCTCCCGACGAATCCCGTCCACCAGTGTTTTTTGCGCCGACAGGCCGTATTCACCGTATTCACTGCGCCAGAAATGGCCATGATGATCGTTAGTATGCAGAATGGTGATTTTATAGGTTTTATCTTTTTCAAAAGCCTGAACAGGCTGACTTGCCAGCGCGAATGCAGCGAACAGTGCCAACGCCACACCCCGTTTCAAAAATTTCATGTTTCTCTCCCTGATTCCTTCACTCGGCTGAAATTACAATTATCTGAAATAATAGTCGAATAAGTTTTCAGAATTGAGACTTCCTTCAAACCTCGTCCGCAGGTATGTTAGTCAGGTAATAATCACAATGACGATATTCCCCTACATCGCAAATCAAACAGAAGTGACTTTCTATGGCAATGAGTGAACAAACCCAGCCAGCACCTGGTGCGTCTGCACCAGTCGCTAAAGCGCGTACGTCGTTCGGCATTTTAGGTGCAATTAGCCTTTCTCACCTGCTTAACGATATGATCCAGTCGTTGATTCTGGCGATCTATCCGCTGTTACAGTCCGAATTCTCACTGACCTTTATGCAGATAGGGATGATCACCCTGACCTTCCAGTTGGCCTCTTCGCTGCTGCAGCCGGTGGTCGGCTACTGGACCGATAAGTACCCGATGCCGTGGTCGCTGCCGATTGGCATGTGCTTCACGTTGAGCGGTCTGGTGCTGTTGGCCATGGCGGGCAGTTTTGGCACCGTTCTGCTTGCCGCCGCGCTGGTCGGAACCGGCTCTTCGGTATTCCATCCGGAATCCTCCCGCGTGGCGCGTATGGCTTCGGGCGGACGTCACGGTCTTGCCCAGTCCATCTTCCAGGTCGGCGGTAACTTCGGCAGTTCCCTTGGTCCATTGCTGGCAGCAGTGATCATCGCCCCTTACGGCAAAGGTAACGTGGCCTGGTTTGTTCTCGCCGCCCTGTTGGCGATTGTGGTACTGGCTCAGATTAGCCGCTGGTACGCCGCACAGCATCGTATGAGCAAGGGAAAACCCAAAGCGACGGTTATCAATCCACTGCCGCGTAACAAGGTGGTCCTCGCTGTCAGTGTCCTGCTGATCCTGATTTTCTCTAAATACTTCTATATGGCGAGCATCAGCAGCTATTACACCTTTTATCTGATGCAAAAATTCGGATTATCGGTACAAAACGCGCAGTTTCACCTCTTTGCCTTCCTGTTTGCGGTCGCGGCAGGAACGGTAATCGGCGGGCCTTTAGGTGATAAGATTGGCAGAAAATATGTGATTTGGGGCTCTATCCTCGGCGTTGCGCCGTTTACGCTGATTTTACCTTATGCCACTCTGCACTGGACCGGAATTTTAACGGTGATCATTGGTTTTATCCTCGCATCAGCGTTTTCTGCCATTCTGGTCTATGCCCAGGAGCTGCTGCCGGGTCGTATCGGCATGGTTTCTGGTCTGTTTTTTGGTTTTGCCTTCGGGATGGGTGGCCTGGGAGCCGCCGTGTTAGGTCTGCTCGCAGACCACACCAGCATCGAGTTAGTCTATAAAATCTGTGCTTTCCTACCACTTTTGGGGATACTGACCATATTCTTACCTGATAACCGGCATAAAGCCTGAGTTTCCTGCGGCTAAAGCTAAACTTTAGCCGCACGCTACGCCTGTTGTCATAAGCCTTTTCTCTGTTTCCTGCCCATTCGTTTTCCGATCCGTGCCTTTTTCGCCCCAAATTGCAGTTTTCTTCAAAATTCAATAATTATTCATAAACATAATAGTCAAAATTGTCATAAACTATTACCTGGAATTTTGGAAATCAGCTACCAAAGGAGACGGAATGCATCACGCCACCCCGCTTATCACCACCATTGTTGGCGGCCTTGTGCTCGCTTTTATACTCGGCATGCTTGCCAATAAACTACGTATTTCTCCTCTGGTGGGATATTTGTTAGCGGGCGTTCTGGCTGGTCCTTTTACCCCTGGCTTTGTGGCTGATACGAAACTTGCGCCGGAGCTCGCAGAGCTTGGCGTTATTCTGTTGATGTTTGGCGTCGGTTTGCACTTTTCGCTGAAGGACCTGATGGCGGTAAAGTCGATAGCCATTCCCGGCGCGATCGCTCAGATAGCCGTAGCGACGTTGTTGGGTATGGCACTTTCCGCCATGATGGGTTGGTCTCTGATGACCGGCATCGTCTTTGGTTTATGTCTTTCAACCGCCAGTACCGTGGTGCTGCTGCGCGCGCTTGAAGAACGACAGCTGGTCGACAGTCAGCGAGGGCAGATTGCCATCGGCTGGCTGATCGTTGAAGATCTGGTGATGGTGCTGACGCTGGTACTGCTGCCCGCCGTGGCCGGGATGATGGAAAAAGGCAACGTCGGTTTCGCCTCCCTGGCGGTCGACATGGGCATTACCATTGGTAAAGTTATCGCCTTTATCGCCATTATGATGCTGGTAGGTCGCCGTCTGGTGCCGTGGATTATGGCGCGCAGTGCGGCAACCGGCTCCCGTGAGCTGTTTACCCTTTCCGTGCTGGCACTGGCATTAGGTATCGCGTTCGGTGCCGTTGAACTGTTCGACGTCTCCTTCGCGTTGGGCGCATTCTTTGCCGGGATGGTACTGAATGAATCCGAACTGAGCCACCGTGCAGCCCACGATACCCTGCCGCTGCGCGACGCGTTTGCTGTCCTGTTCTTTGTTTCCGTTGGCATGCTGTTTGACCCGCTGATTCTCATCCAACAGCCGCTGGCCGTGCTGGCAACGCTTGCCATTATTATCTTTGGTAAGTCGGTCGCCGCCTTCTTCCTGGTGCGTCTGTTTGGGCACTCGCCGCGTACTGCGCTGACCATCGCCGCCAGCCTGGCGCAGATTGGTGAGTTTGCCTTTATTCTCGCCGGTCTGGGGATGGCGCTGAACCTGCTGCCACAGGAAGGGCAAAATCTGGTACTGGCGGGGGCGATTCTGTCAATTATGCTCAACCCGGTGCTGTTTGCCCTGCTGGAAAAATATCTGGCAAAAACCGAGACACTGGAAGAACAGACGCTGGAAGAGGCCATCGAGGAAGAGAAGCAAATTCCGGTGGATATCTGTAACCATGCGCTGCTGGTCGGATTTGGCCGCGTCGGCAGCCTGCTCGGTGAAAAACTGATGGCCGCAGGTATTCCGTTAGTGGTTATCGAAACCTCACGGACACGCGTGGATGAACTGCGCGAACGCGGGATCCGCGCTGTGCTGGGAAATGCGGCCAACGAAGAGATTATGACTCTGGCGCACCTGGATTGCGCCCGCTGGCTGATCCTTACTATCCCGAATGGCTATGAGGCCGGCGAAATTGTTGCCTCTGCCCGCGAGAAGTGCCCGAATATTGAGATTATCGCCCGGGCGCATTATGACGATGAAGTGGAGTACATTACCGAACGCGGCGCCAACCAGGTGGTGATGGGCGAACGCGAGATCGCCCGTACCATGCTGGAACTGTTAGAAACGCCGCCTGCAGGTGAAGTGGTGACGGGGTGACCGTCGTTGCATCGACTCGTTTGCCTGATGGAGCTTCGCCTATCAGGCCTACGTGATTACACAGATAATGGTAGCAGTAGGCCGGATAAGGCGTTTACGCCGCCATCCGGCATAATGACTTAACGATCCCAGTACGACTCTTCGAGGCTATCCTCACGCTCCGGCAGTCCACGCGTCAGACG
The DNA window shown above is from Citrobacter farmeri and carries:
- the ushA gene encoding bifunctional UDP-sugar hydrolase/5'-nucleotidase UshA, giving the protein MKFLKRGVALALFAAFALASQPVQAFEKDKTYKITILHTNDHHGHFWRSEYGEYGLSAQKTLVDGIRREVAAEGGSVLLLSGGDINTGVPESDLQDAEPDFRGMNLIGYDAMAVGNHEFDNPLTVLRQQEKWAKFPFLSANIYQKSTGERLFKPWAIFKRQDLKIAVIGLTTDDTAKIGNPEFFTDIEFRKPAEEAKVVIQELQMNEKPDVIIATTHMGHYDNGNHGSNAPGDVEMARSLPEGALAMIVGGHSQDPVCMAAENKKQVDYVPGTPCAPDKQNGIWIVQAHEWGKYVGRADFEFRNGEMKMVNYQLIPVNLKKKVTWEDGKSEHVLYTPEIVENAQMLSLLSPFQNKGKAQLDVKIGAVNDRLEGDRSKVRFVQTNMGHLILAAQMARTGADFGVMSGGGIRDSIEGGDITYKSVLKVQPFGNVVVYADMNGKDVTDYLTAVAQMKPDSGAYPQFANVSFVAKDGKLNDLKINGEPVDPAKTYRMATLSFNATGGDGYPRIDNKPGYVNTGFIDAEVLKEYIQKNSPLEASTYAPNNEVSWQ
- the fsr gene encoding fosmidomycin MFS transporter, producing the protein MAMSEQTQPAPGASAPVAKARTSFGILGAISLSHLLNDMIQSLILAIYPLLQSEFSLTFMQIGMITLTFQLASSLLQPVVGYWTDKYPMPWSLPIGMCFTLSGLVLLAMAGSFGTVLLAAALVGTGSSVFHPESSRVARMASGGRHGLAQSIFQVGGNFGSSLGPLLAAVIIAPYGKGNVAWFVLAALLAIVVLAQISRWYAAQHRMSKGKPKATVINPLPRNKVVLAVSVLLILIFSKYFYMASISSYYTFYLMQKFGLSVQNAQFHLFAFLFAVAAGTVIGGPLGDKIGRKYVIWGSILGVAPFTLILPYATLHWTGILTVIIGFILASAFSAILVYAQELLPGRIGMVSGLFFGFAFGMGGLGAAVLGLLADHTSIELVYKICAFLPLLGILTIFLPDNRHKA
- the ybaL gene encoding YbaL family putative K(+) efflux transporter, giving the protein MHHATPLITTIVGGLVLAFILGMLANKLRISPLVGYLLAGVLAGPFTPGFVADTKLAPELAELGVILLMFGVGLHFSLKDLMAVKSIAIPGAIAQIAVATLLGMALSAMMGWSLMTGIVFGLCLSTASTVVLLRALEERQLVDSQRGQIAIGWLIVEDLVMVLTLVLLPAVAGMMEKGNVGFASLAVDMGITIGKVIAFIAIMMLVGRRLVPWIMARSAATGSRELFTLSVLALALGIAFGAVELFDVSFALGAFFAGMVLNESELSHRAAHDTLPLRDAFAVLFFVSVGMLFDPLILIQQPLAVLATLAIIIFGKSVAAFFLVRLFGHSPRTALTIAASLAQIGEFAFILAGLGMALNLLPQEGQNLVLAGAILSIMLNPVLFALLEKYLAKTETLEEQTLEEAIEEEKQIPVDICNHALLVGFGRVGSLLGEKLMAAGIPLVVIETSRTRVDELRERGIRAVLGNAANEEIMTLAHLDCARWLILTIPNGYEAGEIVASAREKCPNIEIIARAHYDDEVEYITERGANQVVMGEREIARTMLELLETPPAGEVVTG